The following proteins are co-located in the Elusimicrobiota bacterium genome:
- a CDS encoding prepilin-type N-terminal cleavage/methylation domain-containing protein, giving the protein MSGDRYGRSYRTGFTLIELMIVVAIIGILAAIAIPKFADLVRKSQEGQAKGNLGSLRSALSIYYADMEGNYPGDFNSLTINGKYLSAIPKSKTPNFHPDSAVIRHNQYTNPFGCGSGYSLDTGDWIYWSDGGELCAVVAPPAGQNRHNQGDFWIACNHTDTKGSAWSSY; this is encoded by the coding sequence ATGAGCGGAGACCGATACGGAAGGTCGTACAGGACGGGCTTCACCCTCATCGAGCTCATGATCGTGGTGGCGATCATCGGGATCCTTGCCGCCATCGCCATCCCCAAGTTCGCCGACCTGGTCCGGAAATCCCAGGAGGGACAGGCCAAGGGGAACCTCGGCTCCCTGCGCTCCGCGCTCTCGATCTACTACGCGGACATGGAAGGGAACTATCCGGGCGACTTCAACTCGCTGACGATCAACGGGAAATACCTCTCCGCCATCCCGAAGTCCAAGACCCCGAACTTCCATCCCGACAGCGCCGTCATCCGCCACAACCAGTACACGAACCCCTTCGGCTGCGGCTCGGGCTACTCCCTGGATACGGGGGATTGGATCTACTGGAGCGACGGCGGAGAGCTCTGCGCGGTCGTCGCTCCGCCGGCAGGGCAGAACCGGCATAACCAGGGAGACTTCTGGATCGCCTGCAACCACACCGACACGAAGGGCTCGGCCTGGTCGAGCTACTGA
- a CDS encoding HAMP domain-containing sensor histidine kinase — translation MDLPALSEEARGGRLAFVGARLVYLLAALPFLADRLKSGRWMTDILSLAVDAILVGVIIVIIALLRRARRRERLIDGLRKTMNEAIIHDLKNPMTSIMACLSCLRHDAPGPELQGKLLRLAEHSCRSQMALLETLVDTSRMEQGELAVRREPFAVQGFLNDVLDDARGAASYLGVSLKETIDSDIPADLQADAELLRRVLANLIHNALKYTPAGGSVSLDIRMEAGRLRFAVTDTGIGIGPKHLERLFGKYYRVEGSDQTMRRGSGLGLYFCRLAVEAHGGTIRVTSKIDKGTTITFDIPGTVREVRAS, via the coding sequence GTGGACCTCCCCGCGCTGAGCGAAGAAGCCCGCGGGGGCCGACTGGCCTTCGTCGGCGCGCGCCTGGTCTATCTCCTCGCGGCCCTGCCCTTCCTCGCCGACCGTCTCAAGTCCGGCCGTTGGATGACGGACATCCTCTCCCTGGCCGTCGACGCCATCCTGGTCGGAGTCATCATCGTCATCATCGCTCTCCTGCGCCGCGCCCGAAGGCGCGAGCGGCTCATCGACGGCCTCCGCAAGACGATGAACGAAGCCATCATCCACGACCTCAAGAACCCGATGACCTCCATCATGGCCTGCCTCTCCTGCCTCCGCCACGACGCGCCCGGCCCCGAGCTGCAGGGCAAGCTTTTGCGCCTCGCCGAGCACAGCTGCCGCTCGCAGATGGCGCTGCTGGAGACGCTCGTGGACACCAGCCGCATGGAGCAGGGCGAGCTGGCGGTGCGCCGGGAGCCCTTCGCCGTCCAGGGCTTCCTCAACGACGTCCTCGACGACGCCCGGGGCGCGGCGTCCTACCTCGGCGTCTCGCTGAAGGAGACGATCGATTCGGACATCCCGGCCGACCTGCAGGCCGATGCGGAGCTCCTGCGCCGGGTCCTGGCCAACCTCATCCACAACGCCCTCAAGTACACGCCCGCCGGCGGCAGCGTCTCCCTGGACATCCGCATGGAAGCGGGACGCCTGCGCTTCGCGGTCACGGACACGGGGATCGGGATCGGACCCAAGCACCTGGAGCGGCTCTTCGGGAAGTACTACCGGGTGGAAGGCAGCGACCAGACGATGCGCCGCGGCAGCGGTCTGGGGCTGTATTTCTGCCGGCTGGCCGTCGAAGCGCACGGCGGGACGATCCGCGTGACCAGCAAGATCGACAAGGGGACCACCATCACTTTCGACATCCCCGGGACCGTCCGAGAGGTGCGCGCATCATGA
- a CDS encoding response regulator, with translation MSPDGPKPRRNLLVVDDDSVIRTLLHAALEQKYDVQCVPNGPDVPALIEKRKPDLVLLDINMPGSDGYALCSAIRAQTERLLLPILFMTVCHYDKGFFDGLRTGGNALIRKPFELPVLKSRIDALLKPPPSPV, from the coding sequence ATGAGCCCAGACGGCCCGAAGCCCCGCCGGAACCTGCTGGTCGTCGACGACGACAGCGTCATCCGCACCCTGCTGCACGCCGCGCTGGAGCAGAAGTACGACGTCCAGTGCGTCCCCAACGGGCCGGACGTACCCGCCCTCATCGAGAAGCGCAAGCCCGACCTCGTGCTCCTGGACATCAACATGCCCGGCAGCGACGGCTACGCCCTCTGTTCCGCGATCCGCGCCCAGACGGAACGGCTCCTCCTGCCCATCCTCTTCATGACGGTCTGCCACTACGACAAAGGCTTCTTCGACGGCTTGCGCACGGGGGGCAACGCCCTCATCCGCAAACCCTTCGAGCTGCCCGTGCTCAAGAGCCGCATCGACGCCTTGCTCAAGCCCCCCCCCTCTCCCGTCTGA
- a CDS encoding metalloregulator ArsR/SmtB family transcription factor translates to MNPEFDCCSFFKAVADANRVKIMQLLARGELSVSEICRHFKMKQPSISHHLGVLRHAKVVECRKEGKEVFYRLNPCCVSSCCSGFMKRFVGKGEGDASGE, encoded by the coding sequence ATGAATCCCGAATTCGATTGCTGCAGCTTCTTCAAGGCCGTGGCCGACGCCAACCGCGTCAAGATCATGCAGCTCCTGGCGCGGGGGGAACTGTCGGTCTCGGAGATCTGCCGGCACTTCAAGATGAAGCAGCCTTCCATCTCCCATCATCTCGGCGTACTCCGGCATGCGAAGGTCGTGGAGTGCCGCAAGGAGGGCAAGGAGGTCTTCTACCGGCTCAACCCATGTTGCGTCTCCTCCTGCTGTTCCGGATTCATGAAGAGGTTCGTGGGGAAAGGCGAAGGAGATGCGAGCGGGGAATGA
- a CDS encoding radical SAM protein — protein sequence MRVLLIQPPSVPEFSRHIFAYEPLALEYVGAGLKEDGHAVEVFDARFDSDLDGTVRRMRPDAVGLTAFTVNVPWTLRAAERLKLLAPETFVVVGGHHASVRPEDFDSPAVDVVVVGEGVFAMRELLERRRQGRPLDDVRGLALPGSPMRWTAPRPYADLDALPFPDRSLTARHRERYFGEWLKPLASVRTSLGCSSRCNFCALWSITGSRYLRRTPESVVEELKTLSEQNVFFCDDESMVDAERMSRLADAIRAAGVRKKYFLYARVDTIVRHPALFAKWRAIGLEQVFVGLESFSDRRLAGMKKGTTVEQQLAAAKILRDLGILLYGSLIVEPDFTREDFRELAAFVRRLGLQYAGFSVLTPFPGTQLYAERERELLSRKPELFDLLHALLPTRLPLEEFYEEFAGLYERAIPPYRQLGILRRYGWTRAFQMIRLTPKVMSALRNGYLDHVGSGAA from the coding sequence ATGAGAGTCCTGCTGATCCAGCCTCCTTCCGTGCCGGAGTTCTCGCGCCACATCTTCGCGTACGAGCCGCTGGCCCTCGAGTACGTCGGGGCGGGCCTGAAGGAGGACGGGCACGCGGTGGAGGTGTTCGACGCCCGTTTCGACTCCGACCTCGACGGGACGGTCCGGCGCATGCGTCCGGACGCGGTGGGGCTCACCGCGTTCACCGTGAACGTCCCCTGGACCCTCCGGGCGGCCGAGCGTCTGAAGCTCCTCGCGCCGGAGACGTTCGTCGTCGTCGGAGGCCACCACGCGTCCGTCCGGCCCGAGGACTTCGACTCGCCCGCGGTCGATGTCGTGGTCGTCGGCGAGGGAGTGTTCGCGATGAGGGAACTGCTGGAGCGGCGACGGCAGGGGCGTCCGCTCGACGACGTCCGCGGGCTGGCGCTCCCGGGGTCGCCGATGCGGTGGACCGCTCCGCGGCCCTACGCCGATCTCGACGCGCTGCCGTTCCCCGACCGCTCGCTCACCGCTCGGCACAGGGAGCGCTATTTCGGAGAGTGGCTGAAGCCCCTGGCGTCCGTCCGGACCTCGCTCGGCTGCTCGTCGCGATGCAATTTCTGCGCGCTCTGGTCCATCACGGGTTCGAGGTATCTGCGGCGGACGCCGGAGTCGGTGGTCGAGGAGCTCAAGACCCTCTCCGAGCAGAACGTCTTCTTCTGCGACGACGAGTCCATGGTCGACGCGGAGCGGATGAGCCGCCTGGCCGACGCCATCCGGGCCGCCGGCGTGCGCAAGAAGTACTTCCTCTACGCGCGCGTCGACACCATCGTGAGGCATCCCGCGCTCTTCGCGAAATGGCGCGCGATCGGCCTCGAGCAGGTCTTCGTCGGCCTGGAGAGCTTCTCGGACCGGCGTCTCGCCGGGATGAAGAAGGGGACCACGGTCGAGCAGCAGCTCGCCGCGGCGAAGATCCTCCGGGACCTCGGGATCCTCCTCTACGGCTCGCTCATCGTCGAGCCGGACTTCACGCGCGAGGATTTCCGGGAGCTCGCCGCGTTCGTCCGGCGCCTGGGCCTCCAGTATGCGGGCTTCTCGGTGCTCACGCCGTTCCCGGGCACGCAGCTCTACGCCGAGCGGGAAAGGGAACTGCTCAGCCGCAAGCCCGAACTCTTCGATCTGCTGCATGCCCTTCTGCCGACCCGCCTGCCGCTCGAGGAGTTCTATGAGGAGTTCGCCGGGCTCTACGAACGCGCGATCCCGCCGTACCGTCAGCTGGGGATACTCCGAAGATACGGCTGGACGCGAGCCTTCCAGATGATCCGGCTCACTCCGAAGGTGATGTCCGCGCTGCGCAACGGGTACCTGGACCACGTGGGTTCCGGCGCGGCTTGA
- a CDS encoding TetR/AcrR family transcriptional regulator, whose protein sequence is MNSGRTLDRSQRRALETRRRLFEAALKLFLKKGFENTTVSEITEAADVAKGTFFTHFPTKEAVMCELGSMVLQAMEEALTDPSMKGAGAEERILALFESAGRWHEENREISRLGIRLLVASPGGAQTDLANQLRFVRLLDGLVLDGQQKGGFRSKVSSELAAQALAGVYYSTVLGWHLSPVRMPLCKLLAQGIGLVTKGLRA, encoded by the coding sequence GTGAACAGCGGGAGGACGCTGGACCGCTCGCAAAGACGCGCCCTCGAGACGCGAAGAAGGCTTTTCGAGGCGGCGCTCAAGCTCTTCCTTAAAAAAGGCTTCGAGAACACGACCGTCTCGGAGATCACCGAGGCGGCGGACGTCGCGAAGGGGACGTTCTTCACGCATTTTCCGACGAAGGAAGCCGTCATGTGCGAACTCGGGAGCATGGTCCTCCAGGCGATGGAGGAGGCGCTGACCGATCCTTCCATGAAAGGCGCGGGCGCCGAGGAGCGGATCCTGGCGCTCTTCGAGTCCGCGGGGCGCTGGCATGAGGAGAACCGCGAGATCAGCCGGCTCGGCATCCGGCTTCTGGTCGCCTCTCCTGGAGGAGCGCAGACGGACCTTGCGAACCAGCTCCGTTTCGTGCGGCTCCTGGACGGCCTCGTCCTCGACGGGCAACAAAAGGGCGGATTCCGTTCCAAGGTCTCCTCGGAGCTCGCCGCGCAGGCGTTGGCCGGGGTCTACTACTCGACCGTCCTCGGCTGGCATCTCTCTCCCGTGCGCATGCCGCTGTGCAAGCTGCTCGCGCAGGGGATCGGCCTCGTCACGAAGGGCCTTCGCGCGTGA
- a CDS encoding nitroreductase family protein → MNTKPTIDDGRCTSCGRCAEVCPLNFIPVPGGKPRVAETAADTCMLCGHCVAVCPSGAIRHTGLEGLEFPSTERKADLGQFMALLESRRSRREFSGRELSRQDVSTLLAAGAQAANGLNRRNVHYTVLTDRKVLRELAQRIGRQTAEFADRLESPLWRAFFRLLMGAQYREFRPFIPLFKPMAEEFRRGRDVVCYDAPCAILIHTRRGDLCGGEDAVYCGANILLAAEAMGLGACVIGFLTEPLNRDKALARLAGLPPGDTVRTSIVVGHPRFPYARGIRRPH, encoded by the coding sequence ATGAACACAAAACCGACGATCGACGATGGACGCTGCACCTCCTGCGGCCGCTGCGCGGAGGTCTGTCCCCTCAACTTCATCCCGGTCCCCGGCGGCAAGCCCAGGGTCGCCGAAACCGCTGCGGACACCTGCATGCTCTGCGGTCACTGCGTCGCCGTCTGCCCGAGCGGCGCCATCCGCCATACGGGACTGGAGGGCCTCGAGTTCCCCTCCACGGAGCGGAAGGCCGACCTCGGACAGTTCATGGCCCTGCTCGAATCGCGCCGCTCCCGCCGGGAATTCTCGGGCCGGGAGCTCTCCCGACAGGACGTCTCGACCCTGCTCGCCGCCGGCGCTCAGGCGGCCAACGGTCTCAACCGACGCAACGTCCATTACACGGTCCTCACGGACAGGAAGGTCCTCCGCGAGCTCGCTCAGCGGATCGGACGGCAGACCGCGGAATTCGCGGACCGGCTCGAGAGCCCGCTCTGGCGGGCGTTCTTCAGACTGCTCATGGGCGCGCAGTACCGTGAGTTCAGACCCTTCATCCCCCTCTTCAAGCCCATGGCGGAGGAGTTCCGCAGGGGACGGGACGTGGTCTGCTACGACGCGCCCTGCGCCATCCTGATCCACACCCGGCGCGGAGACCTCTGCGGCGGCGAGGACGCCGTATACTGCGGGGCGAACATCCTGCTGGCCGCCGAGGCGATGGGCCTGGGCGCCTGCGTCATCGGCTTCCTCACCGAGCCCCTGAACCGCGACAAAGCGCTGGCGCGCCTGGCCGGCCTCCCTCCTGGGGACACGGTCCGCACGAGCATCGTGGTAGGCCACCCCCGCTTCCCCTACGCCCGAGGGATACGGCGCCCCCATTAG
- a CDS encoding ATP-binding protein translates to MKKIALEDIVERLAFENPWWTTGKFDPSLPPKPRPFLQAFLKLVQERTIQRAVVLMGPRRVGKTVLMWHAIEKLLHNGVDPRRICYISLDSPTYTDLRIDELVRHFRERQGFSDLKDCYFFLDEIQYHRNWEIHLKKLVEDYRDTRFIASGSAAAALRLKSQESGAGRFTDFYLPPLTFYEFLYLLDKEDLVATSSPEEYRQRGVRYKSNDIGRLNQEFINYLNFGGYPEVIASPAIRANPARYIRSDIIDKVLLRDLPSLYGIHDVQELNRLFTVLAYNTGNELSLESLSTGAGVAKNTIKKYLEYLEAAFLITILHRVDHNAKRFRRANFFKAYLTNPSMRCALFGPVNTDSPVMGFLTETAIVSQWMHSLFKDPLFYARWDKGGEVDMVYLRENQVDWCVEIKWSNRYINHPDELRGLLDFAKRKRVDAVGVTTIDKAGSIEYSGVPIKFIESSLYCYIVGRVSTRALGERCSGMLEDAH, encoded by the coding sequence ATGAAGAAAATCGCCTTGGAAGACATCGTCGAACGACTTGCCTTCGAGAATCCCTGGTGGACGACAGGCAAGTTTGACCCCTCCCTCCCACCCAAGCCAAGACCATTCTTGCAGGCGTTCCTTAAACTCGTCCAAGAAAGAACAATTCAGAGAGCAGTAGTGCTCATGGGACCACGCCGAGTCGGGAAAACGGTCCTTATGTGGCATGCCATCGAAAAACTACTGCATAACGGCGTCGACCCCCGAAGGATTTGCTACATATCTCTTGATTCTCCCACCTACACAGACCTTCGCATCGATGAATTAGTCCGCCATTTTCGCGAACGCCAAGGCTTCTCCGATCTAAAGGATTGCTACTTCTTTCTTGATGAAATTCAGTACCACCGGAATTGGGAGATTCATCTAAAAAAATTGGTGGAGGACTATCGGGACACTCGCTTCATCGCTTCTGGGTCAGCGGCAGCGGCTTTACGCCTTAAAAGCCAGGAGTCTGGGGCGGGACGTTTTACAGATTTCTATTTACCGCCATTAACCTTCTATGAATTTCTTTATCTTCTTGACAAAGAGGACCTCGTTGCTACGTCGAGCCCCGAAGAATATCGGCAACGAGGAGTTCGCTATAAATCAAATGACATCGGGCGCCTCAACCAAGAATTTATCAACTACCTTAATTTCGGAGGTTATCCGGAGGTCATAGCTTCACCCGCCATTCGAGCTAACCCGGCCCGATACATTCGTAGCGATATCATCGACAAGGTTCTCTTGCGCGATCTCCCGAGTCTCTACGGAATCCATGATGTTCAAGAACTCAACCGCCTATTTACTGTGTTGGCCTACAACACCGGGAACGAACTCTCCTTGGAGAGCTTGTCCACAGGAGCAGGTGTCGCAAAAAACACCATCAAGAAATATCTTGAATATCTGGAAGCAGCTTTCTTAATCACCATCCTTCATCGGGTCGATCATAACGCAAAAAGATTTCGGCGAGCGAATTTTTTCAAGGCATACCTAACGAATCCTTCAATGCGTTGTGCATTGTTTGGCCCTGTAAATACTGACTCTCCCGTAATGGGTTTCCTCACAGAAACGGCAATCGTAAGCCAATGGATGCACTCGCTTTTTAAAGACCCTCTCTTCTATGCCCGCTGGGATAAAGGCGGGGAAGTGGATATGGTGTATTTACGCGAGAACCAGGTCGACTGGTGCGTGGAAATCAAATGGTCCAACCGATATATCAATCACCCAGACGAACTGCGCGGTCTTCTCGATTTTGCTAAACGAAAACGAGTTGATGCTGTCGGAGTAACCACCATCGACAAAGCTGGAAGCATCGAATATTCCGGAGTGCCCATAAAATTCATAGAGTCCAGCTTGTACTGTTATATTGTCGGCCGCGTATCCACACGCGCGCTTGGAGAGCGGTGTTCTGGGATGCTCGAGGATGCTCATTAG